The genomic stretch TTTTGTTTTACCTGTGCTACTGCAACATTTGTTTATCAcaacatatcattatatatcaGTCACATTTATTGTATGCCTAACTAATAATGACACACCGATGGTGTATCTGTTCACTAACAGTAAAGAACTGTAAGTCTTcgtacaattttcataaataagtTCTTAGTATGGTTAAATGTTTCTATTCTATTTCTATACTATGCGTCaacagaacaaaaaataaattaaattcacttgaataattataattaataataataataacaccaaacggtatcatattatattgagccAGTCAATGTATTGTTagtcatattttgaatatttctttTTAGGTACGTCAACTCGAGATACGTCAGCCCGCCAGAAGCCATCTGGCGATTGTTTTCGTACAATTTGCACGGCAAAAGTCACGTGGTCGTCAGGCTTCCTGTTCACCTGGAGGGTCGTCAGAACGTGTACTTTGCGCCGGGCCAAGAAGAAGAACGGCTACAGAACCAAGTTGTACGTCACACGAAACTCACGCAGTTCTTCGCGCTCAACGCGACCAACGCGGATGCACGACAATACTTGTACCACGACATACCGAAGCATTACACGTGGCAGGTTCCGCGGCCAGAAAGAAATCTCGGAAATGTCAGACAATGGTGTCCGCGGCTGAATCGAATGACAAACGTGACGTTGGCTCGGATGTACGTAGTGAACCCACTGGACCGCGACCGTTTCCACTTGAGATTGCTACTTCTGAACCGAAGAAGGCCCGCAGTCCTTTNNNNNNNNNNNNNNNNNNNNNNNNNNNNNNNNNNNNNNNNNNNNNNNNNNNNNNNNNNNNNNNNNNNNNNNNNNNNNNNNNNNNNNNNNNNNNNNNNNNNNNNNNNNNNNNNNNNNNNNNNNNNNNNNNNNNNNNNNNNNNNNNNNNNNNNNNNNNNNNNNNNNNNNNNNNNNNNNNNNNNNNNNNNNNNNNNNNNNNNNNNNNNNNNNNNNNNNNNNNNNNNNNNNN from Acyrthosiphon pisum isolate AL4f unplaced genomic scaffold, pea_aphid_22Mar2018_4r6ur Scaffold_21108;HRSCAF=23053, whole genome shotgun sequence encodes the following:
- the LOC100572330 gene encoding uncharacterized protein LOC100572330, producing the protein YVNSRYVSPPEAIWRLFSYNLHGKSHVVVRLPVHLEGRQNVYFAPGQEEERLQNQVVRHTKLTQFFALNATNADARQYLYHDIPKHYTWQVPRPERNLGNVRQWCPRLNRMTNVTLARMLSTSNWI